The Miscanthus floridulus cultivar M001 chromosome 17, ASM1932011v1, whole genome shotgun sequence genome has a window encoding:
- the LOC136517120 gene encoding probable ADP-ribosylation factor GTPase-activating protein AGD14 isoform X2, with protein sequence MGSRVKEDERNEKIIRGLLKLPGNRRCINCNSLGPQYVCTSFSTFICTNCSGIHREFSHRVKSVSMAKFTSQEVSALQEGGNERAKEIYFKHWDLQGPVIDSSDVHRLRNFIKNVYVERRYSNQRNGEHLPQAKGNQDSYGNSNADSSRGVLRSAYVGTYEDNHDLKRTTESLSENQNKSNVHPVGTVDQNNSSTMAREKVDLRSHLHPDDPLKTDGKSENNQKIVIPSASSAVQASKEANSKKAVLPIKLPDPPRSQKATASNTSTEAQKSSSSRTDDPSPATLKDAKNYMSKNLIDFDSELEPPQGVAQTDMQKGSLPATDVGWATFDDVAPRKTTTMLSTSSTNSVEGPTLQIPNLASASQIRFSNAKSLSFSPANHGTQLNQHNFSPVNTIQYNDTLLNRATSAPVHSQLWRAASPTLTTQWGSILPANQGSNILIGTHDPAIVSASQQPAAEATSNGRKALPEDIFTMSYRPVSSAWNWQQNPRVHMQYGQYRMHNPVGIVNLPSLTSMQEALPNLGSTLLLSRAPDHQYMVQQHAVQVQNNTFPTGGIATTANAYGLPPMDQRLAAQNIQAMNQSSLPRVGTNPFA encoded by the exons ATGGGGAGCagggtgaaggaggatgagaggaacGAGAAGATCATCCGGGGCCTGCTCAAGCTCCCAGGCAACCGCCGCTGCATCAACTGCAACAGCCTG GGACCACAATATGTATGCACAAGCTTCTCTACTTTCATCTGCACTAATTGCAGCGGGATACA CCGAGAGTTCAGTCATCGTGTAAAATCAGTATCAATGGCTAAATTCACTTCTCAAGAAGTTTCAGCACTTCAGGAAGGGGGCAACGAG CGTGCTAAGGAAATTTATTTCAAGCATTGGGACTTGCAAGGCCCTGTTATTGACAGTAG TGATGTACATAGACTCAGAAATTTCATCAAGAATGTATATGTTGAACGGAGATATTCAAACCAAAGAAATGGCGAACATTTACCACAAGCAAAG GGTAATCAGGACTCTTATGGAAATAGCAACGCAGATTCATCTCGAGGAGTTTTAAGAAGTGCATATGTTGGAACTTATGAAGATAATCATGATCTAAAGCGCACCACAGAAAGTCTCTCGGAAAATCAAAACAAATCTAATGTACATCCAGTGGGTACAGTAGACCAAAACAATAGTTCTACAATGGCAAGAGAAAAGGTCGACCTTAGAAGCCATCTGCATCCAGATGATCCCTTGAAAACTGATGGAAAGTCAGAAAATAATCAGAAGATTGTGATCCCATCAGCTTCTTCTGCAGTACAAGCTTCCAAAGAAGCAAATAGTAAAAAGGCGGTTCTGCCCATCAAACTTCCTGATCCTCCTAGATCTCAGAAAGCAACAGCATCTAATACCTCTACTGAAGCACAG AAATCATCATCTTCGAGGACCGACGATCCCAGCCCTGCAACCTTGAAggatgctaaaaactatatgtcAAAAAATCTGATTGACTTCGATTCAGAACTGGAACCTCCTCAAGGTGTTGCTCAGACTGATATGCAGAAGGGCTCTTTACCTGCAACCGATGTTGGTTGGGCAACTTTTGATGATGTTGCTCCCAGAAAAACTACAACCATGCTTTCAACTTCCAGTACTAATTCTGTGGAGGGTCCAACGCTACAGATCCCTAATTTGGCATCAGCATCACAAATTAGATTTTCAAATGCCAAGTCCTTGTCTTTTTCCCCAGCAAATCATGGAACTCAACTGAACCAACATAATTTCTCTCCTGTCAATACTATACAGTACAACGATACTCTGTTGAACAGGGCTACTAGTGCTCCAGTTCATAGCCAG TTATGGAGAGCTGCATCACCTACACTAACAACACAATGGGGAAGTATTCTTCCTGCTAATCAGGGTTCAAATATATTAATAGGAACTCATGATCCGGCTATAGTATCAGCATCCCAGCAACCTGCTGCTGAGGCCACATCTAATGGTAGAAAGGCACTTCCAGAG GATATTTTTACAATGAGCTATCGTCCAGTATCTTCAGCCTGGAACTGGCAACAAAATCCCCGTGTACATATGCAATACGGACAATATCGGATGCATAATCCTGTTGGGATTGTAAAT CTCCCTTCTTTGACTTCTATGCAAGAAGCATTACCAAATCTGGGCAGTACCCTATTGTTGTCGCGCGCTCCAG ATCATCAATACATGGTTCAGCAACATGCAGTTCAAGTACAGAATAATACTTTCCCCACTGG AGGGATCGCCACAACTGCCAACGCATATGGCTTACCTCCGATGGATCAACGTTTGGCTGCTCAAAATATACAGGCCATGAACCAAAGTTCTTTACCCCGAGTTGGCACAAACCCGTTTGCTTAG
- the LOC136517120 gene encoding probable ADP-ribosylation factor GTPase-activating protein AGD14 isoform X3, protein MGSRVKEDERNEKIIRGLLKLPGNRRCINCNSLGPQYVCTSFSTFICTNCSGIHREFSHRVKSVSMAKFTSQEVSALQEGGNERAKEIYFKHWDLQGPVIDSRLRNFIKNVYVERRYSNQRNGEHLPQAKIQGNQDSYGNSNADSSRGVLRSAYVGTYEDNHDLKRTTESLSENQNKSNVHPVGTVDQNNSSTMAREKVDLRSHLHPDDPLKTDGKSENNQKIVIPSASSAVQASKEANSKKAVLPIKLPDPPRSQKATASNTSTEAQKSSSSRTDDPSPATLKDAKNYMSKNLIDFDSELEPPQGVAQTDMQKGSLPATDVGWATFDDVAPRKTTTMLSTSSTNSVEGPTLQIPNLASASQIRFSNAKSLSFSPANHGTQLNQHNFSPVNTIQYNDTLLNRATSAPVHSQLWRAASPTLTTQWGSILPANQGSNILIGTHDPAIVSASQQPAAEATSNGRKALPEDIFTMSYRPVSSAWNWQQNPRVHMQYGQYRMHNPVGIVNLPSLTSMQEALPNLGSTLLLSRAPDHQYMVQQHAVQVQNNTFPTGGIATTANAYGLPPMDQRLAAQNIQAMNQSSLPRVGTNPFA, encoded by the exons ATGGGGAGCagggtgaaggaggatgagaggaacGAGAAGATCATCCGGGGCCTGCTCAAGCTCCCAGGCAACCGCCGCTGCATCAACTGCAACAGCCTG GGACCACAATATGTATGCACAAGCTTCTCTACTTTCATCTGCACTAATTGCAGCGGGATACA CCGAGAGTTCAGTCATCGTGTAAAATCAGTATCAATGGCTAAATTCACTTCTCAAGAAGTTTCAGCACTTCAGGAAGGGGGCAACGAG CGTGCTAAGGAAATTTATTTCAAGCATTGGGACTTGCAAGGCCCTGTTATTGACAGTAG ACTCAGAAATTTCATCAAGAATGTATATGTTGAACGGAGATATTCAAACCAAAGAAATGGCGAACATTTACCACAAGCAAAG ATCCAGGGTAATCAGGACTCTTATGGAAATAGCAACGCAGATTCATCTCGAGGAGTTTTAAGAAGTGCATATGTTGGAACTTATGAAGATAATCATGATCTAAAGCGCACCACAGAAAGTCTCTCGGAAAATCAAAACAAATCTAATGTACATCCAGTGGGTACAGTAGACCAAAACAATAGTTCTACAATGGCAAGAGAAAAGGTCGACCTTAGAAGCCATCTGCATCCAGATGATCCCTTGAAAACTGATGGAAAGTCAGAAAATAATCAGAAGATTGTGATCCCATCAGCTTCTTCTGCAGTACAAGCTTCCAAAGAAGCAAATAGTAAAAAGGCGGTTCTGCCCATCAAACTTCCTGATCCTCCTAGATCTCAGAAAGCAACAGCATCTAATACCTCTACTGAAGCACAG AAATCATCATCTTCGAGGACCGACGATCCCAGCCCTGCAACCTTGAAggatgctaaaaactatatgtcAAAAAATCTGATTGACTTCGATTCAGAACTGGAACCTCCTCAAGGTGTTGCTCAGACTGATATGCAGAAGGGCTCTTTACCTGCAACCGATGTTGGTTGGGCAACTTTTGATGATGTTGCTCCCAGAAAAACTACAACCATGCTTTCAACTTCCAGTACTAATTCTGTGGAGGGTCCAACGCTACAGATCCCTAATTTGGCATCAGCATCACAAATTAGATTTTCAAATGCCAAGTCCTTGTCTTTTTCCCCAGCAAATCATGGAACTCAACTGAACCAACATAATTTCTCTCCTGTCAATACTATACAGTACAACGATACTCTGTTGAACAGGGCTACTAGTGCTCCAGTTCATAGCCAG TTATGGAGAGCTGCATCACCTACACTAACAACACAATGGGGAAGTATTCTTCCTGCTAATCAGGGTTCAAATATATTAATAGGAACTCATGATCCGGCTATAGTATCAGCATCCCAGCAACCTGCTGCTGAGGCCACATCTAATGGTAGAAAGGCACTTCCAGAG GATATTTTTACAATGAGCTATCGTCCAGTATCTTCAGCCTGGAACTGGCAACAAAATCCCCGTGTACATATGCAATACGGACAATATCGGATGCATAATCCTGTTGGGATTGTAAAT CTCCCTTCTTTGACTTCTATGCAAGAAGCATTACCAAATCTGGGCAGTACCCTATTGTTGTCGCGCGCTCCAG ATCATCAATACATGGTTCAGCAACATGCAGTTCAAGTACAGAATAATACTTTCCCCACTGG AGGGATCGCCACAACTGCCAACGCATATGGCTTACCTCCGATGGATCAACGTTTGGCTGCTCAAAATATACAGGCCATGAACCAAAGTTCTTTACCCCGAGTTGGCACAAACCCGTTTGCTTAG
- the LOC136517120 gene encoding probable ADP-ribosylation factor GTPase-activating protein AGD14 isoform X1, with the protein MGSRVKEDERNEKIIRGLLKLPGNRRCINCNSLGPQYVCTSFSTFICTNCSGIHREFSHRVKSVSMAKFTSQEVSALQEGGNERAKEIYFKHWDLQGPVIDSSDVHRLRNFIKNVYVERRYSNQRNGEHLPQAKIQGNQDSYGNSNADSSRGVLRSAYVGTYEDNHDLKRTTESLSENQNKSNVHPVGTVDQNNSSTMAREKVDLRSHLHPDDPLKTDGKSENNQKIVIPSASSAVQASKEANSKKAVLPIKLPDPPRSQKATASNTSTEAQKSSSSRTDDPSPATLKDAKNYMSKNLIDFDSELEPPQGVAQTDMQKGSLPATDVGWATFDDVAPRKTTTMLSTSSTNSVEGPTLQIPNLASASQIRFSNAKSLSFSPANHGTQLNQHNFSPVNTIQYNDTLLNRATSAPVHSQLWRAASPTLTTQWGSILPANQGSNILIGTHDPAIVSASQQPAAEATSNGRKALPEDIFTMSYRPVSSAWNWQQNPRVHMQYGQYRMHNPVGIVNLPSLTSMQEALPNLGSTLLLSRAPDHQYMVQQHAVQVQNNTFPTGGIATTANAYGLPPMDQRLAAQNIQAMNQSSLPRVGTNPFA; encoded by the exons ATGGGGAGCagggtgaaggaggatgagaggaacGAGAAGATCATCCGGGGCCTGCTCAAGCTCCCAGGCAACCGCCGCTGCATCAACTGCAACAGCCTG GGACCACAATATGTATGCACAAGCTTCTCTACTTTCATCTGCACTAATTGCAGCGGGATACA CCGAGAGTTCAGTCATCGTGTAAAATCAGTATCAATGGCTAAATTCACTTCTCAAGAAGTTTCAGCACTTCAGGAAGGGGGCAACGAG CGTGCTAAGGAAATTTATTTCAAGCATTGGGACTTGCAAGGCCCTGTTATTGACAGTAG TGATGTACATAGACTCAGAAATTTCATCAAGAATGTATATGTTGAACGGAGATATTCAAACCAAAGAAATGGCGAACATTTACCACAAGCAAAG ATCCAGGGTAATCAGGACTCTTATGGAAATAGCAACGCAGATTCATCTCGAGGAGTTTTAAGAAGTGCATATGTTGGAACTTATGAAGATAATCATGATCTAAAGCGCACCACAGAAAGTCTCTCGGAAAATCAAAACAAATCTAATGTACATCCAGTGGGTACAGTAGACCAAAACAATAGTTCTACAATGGCAAGAGAAAAGGTCGACCTTAGAAGCCATCTGCATCCAGATGATCCCTTGAAAACTGATGGAAAGTCAGAAAATAATCAGAAGATTGTGATCCCATCAGCTTCTTCTGCAGTACAAGCTTCCAAAGAAGCAAATAGTAAAAAGGCGGTTCTGCCCATCAAACTTCCTGATCCTCCTAGATCTCAGAAAGCAACAGCATCTAATACCTCTACTGAAGCACAG AAATCATCATCTTCGAGGACCGACGATCCCAGCCCTGCAACCTTGAAggatgctaaaaactatatgtcAAAAAATCTGATTGACTTCGATTCAGAACTGGAACCTCCTCAAGGTGTTGCTCAGACTGATATGCAGAAGGGCTCTTTACCTGCAACCGATGTTGGTTGGGCAACTTTTGATGATGTTGCTCCCAGAAAAACTACAACCATGCTTTCAACTTCCAGTACTAATTCTGTGGAGGGTCCAACGCTACAGATCCCTAATTTGGCATCAGCATCACAAATTAGATTTTCAAATGCCAAGTCCTTGTCTTTTTCCCCAGCAAATCATGGAACTCAACTGAACCAACATAATTTCTCTCCTGTCAATACTATACAGTACAACGATACTCTGTTGAACAGGGCTACTAGTGCTCCAGTTCATAGCCAG TTATGGAGAGCTGCATCACCTACACTAACAACACAATGGGGAAGTATTCTTCCTGCTAATCAGGGTTCAAATATATTAATAGGAACTCATGATCCGGCTATAGTATCAGCATCCCAGCAACCTGCTGCTGAGGCCACATCTAATGGTAGAAAGGCACTTCCAGAG GATATTTTTACAATGAGCTATCGTCCAGTATCTTCAGCCTGGAACTGGCAACAAAATCCCCGTGTACATATGCAATACGGACAATATCGGATGCATAATCCTGTTGGGATTGTAAAT CTCCCTTCTTTGACTTCTATGCAAGAAGCATTACCAAATCTGGGCAGTACCCTATTGTTGTCGCGCGCTCCAG ATCATCAATACATGGTTCAGCAACATGCAGTTCAAGTACAGAATAATACTTTCCCCACTGG AGGGATCGCCACAACTGCCAACGCATATGGCTTACCTCCGATGGATCAACGTTTGGCTGCTCAAAATATACAGGCCATGAACCAAAGTTCTTTACCCCGAGTTGGCACAAACCCGTTTGCTTAG